From a single Artemia franciscana unplaced genomic scaffold, ASM3288406v1 PGA_scaffold_116, whole genome shotgun sequence genomic region:
- the LOC136041159 gene encoding late embryogenesis abundant protein 1-like has translation MQKAGKKFKQKAGEKFKQKAGEKFKEKAGKKFNQKAGEKFKQKAGEKFKQNAGEKFKQKAGKKFKQKTGKKFKRKAGETFKQKAGRKFKQKKGEKFMQKAGEKFMRKAGGKFKQKAGKKFKQKAGLKIFQKPGEKFEEKAGEKFKQTAGEKFKQMAGEKFNKRHAKSSSNRQAKRSSKRQAKSSSKKQAKSSSKRQAKN, from the coding sequence ATGCAAAAGGCAGGCAAAAAGTTCAAGCAAAAGGCAGGCGAAAAGTTCAAGCAGAAGGCAGGCGAAAAGTTCAAGGAAAAGGCAGGCAAAAAGTTCAACCAAAAGGCAGGTGAAAAGTTCAAGCAAAAGGCAGGCGAAAAGTTCAAGCAAAATGCAGGCGAAAAGTTCAAGCAAAAGGCAGGCAAAAAGTTCAAGCAAAAGACAGGCAAAAAGTTCAAGCGAAAGGCAGGCGAAACGTTTAAGCAAAAGGCAGGCAGAAAGTTCAAGCAAAAGAAAGGGGAAAAATTCATGCAAAAGGCAGGCGAAAAATTCATGCGAAAGGCAGGCGGAAAGTTCAAGCAAAAGGCAGGCAAAAAGTTCAAGCAAAAGGCAGGTTTAAAGATCTTTCAAAAGCCGGGCGAAAAGTTCGAGGAAAAGGCAGGTGAAAAGTTCAAGCAAACGGCAGGTGAAAAGTTCAAGCAAATGGCAGGCGAAAAGTTCAACAAAAGGCACGCGAAAAGTTCAAGCAACAGGCAGGCGAAAAGGTCAAGCAAAAGGCAGGCGAAAAGTTCAAGCAAAAAGCAGGCGAAAAGTTCAAGCAAAAGGCAGGCAAAAAATTAA
- the LOC136041161 gene encoding pre-mRNA-splicing factor 18-like, whose amino-acid sequence MKLLLQKWRIGLNNRTEVEKRAVKGKLQFATYAQTQSYLRPLMKKLRQNNLPPDIQESLTEIIGHLLDRNYIAANDAYLRMAIGNAAWPIGVTVVGIHA is encoded by the exons ATGAAG cttcttctTCAGAAATGGCGAATTGGTCTCAATAACCGGACAGAAGTGGAGAAACGAGCAGTGAAGGGAAAGCTACAGTTTGCAACCTATGCTCAAACCCAATCGTATTTGAGGCCCTTGATGAAAAAACTTAGACAGAATAATCTTCCTCCTGACATTCAAGAAAGTCTGACAGAAATCATTGGACACTTGTTGGACAGGAATTATATAGCA GCAAATGATGCTTATTTAAGGATGGCTATTGGCAACGCTGCTTGGCCTATTGGTGTCACTGTGGTTGGTATCCACGCCTGA